Proteins encoded together in one Balaenoptera ricei isolate mBalRic1 chromosome 2, mBalRic1.hap2, whole genome shotgun sequence window:
- the LOC132360492 gene encoding large ribosomal subunit protein uL16-like produces the protein MGRRPARCYQYCKNKPYPKSCFCRGVPDAKICIFDLGRKKAKVDEFPLCGHMVSDEYEQLSSEALEAARICANKYMVKSCGKDGFHIRVRLHPFHVIRINKMLSCAGADRLQTGMRGAFGKPQGTVARIHIGQVIMSIRTKLQNKEHVIEALRRAKFKFPGRQKIHISKKWGFTKFNADEFENMVAEKRLIPDGCGVKYIPNRGPLDKWRALHS, from the coding sequence ATGGGCCGCCGCCCCGCCCGTTGTTACCAGTATTGTAAGAACAAGCCGTACCCAAAGTCTTGCTTCTGCCGAGGTGTCCCCGATGCTAAAATCTGCATCTTTGACCTGGGGCGGAAGAAGGCAAAAGTGGATGAGTTCCCACTCTGTGGCCACATGGTGTCGGATGAGTACGAGCAGCTGTCCTCTGAAGCCCTGGAGGCTGCCCGTATTTGTGCCAACAAGTACATGGTGAAAAGCTGTGGCAAAGATGGTTTTCACATCCGAGTGCGGCTCCACCCCTTCCACGTCATCCGCATCAACAAGATGTTGTCCTGTGCTGGAGCTGATAGGCTCCAGACAGGTATGCGCGGTGCCTTTGGAAAGCCCCAGGGCACAGTGGCCAGGATCCACATTGGCCAGGTCATAATGTCCATCCGCACCAAGCTGCAGAACAAGGAGCATGTGATTGAGGCCCTCCGCAGGGCCAAGTTCAAGTTCCCTGGCCGCCAGAAGATCCACATCTCCAAGAAGTGGGGATTTACTAAGTTTAATGCAGATGAATTTGAAAACATGGTGGCAGAAAAGCGGCTCATCCCAGATGGCTGTGGGGTCAAGTACATCCCTAATCGTGGCCCCCTGGACAAATGGCGGGCCCTGCACTCGTGA